In [Leptolyngbya] sp. PCC 7376, a genomic segment contains:
- a CDS encoding IS1 family transposase (programmed frameshift), translating to MLTCPQCQSPSTIKYGHTHSGKQRYRCHECGRQFVEHPAHPPIATDTRQLIDRLLLERLSLAGITRATGVSLRWLQYYVNAKLETVPHELPVTPKKRGQLTIEMDELWSFVGSKGEKAWIWLALDRDTREVVGYAIGDRSQKTAKQLWDSLPPVYRQRALVYTDYWDAYGCVLPSKRHRVVGKETGQTNHIERFNNTLRQRTSRLVRQALSFSKKWENHIGAVVYFLRHYNLSLQL from the exons GTGCTCACTTGCCCTCAATGTCAGTCTCCCAGCACCATTAAATATGGTCACACCCATTCGGGAAAGCAGCGCTATCGTTGCCATGAATGTGGTCGCCAGTTTGTGGAACATCCTGCCCACCCTCCCATTGCAACTGACACTCGTCAATTGATTGACCGTCTCCTATTAGAACGTCTCTCTCTCGCTGGTATCACTCGTGCCACAGGGGTCTCTCTGCGCTGGCTACAGTACTATGTCAATGCCAAATTAGAGACTGTGCCTCACGAGTTACCTGTGACTC CAAAAAAAAGAGGGCAACTGACCATCGAAATGGATGAATTGTGGTCTTTTGTCGGTAGTAAAGGTGAGAAAGCATGGATTTGGCTGGCTCTTGACCGAGACACCCGAGAGGTGGTGGGATATGCCATCGGAGACCGTAGTCAAAAGACTGCGAAACAATTATGGGATTCTCTGCCTCCTGTGTATCGTCAGCGTGCGCTGGTCTACACCGATTATTGGGATGCCTATGGCTGTGTCTTACCGAGTAAACGTCATCGAGTTGTGGGCAAGGAGACTGGACAAACAAATCATATTGAGAGATTCAACAACACTCTACGTCAGAGAACGTCCCGCTTAGTCCGTCAGGCACTTTCCTTCTCGAAGAAGTGGGAAAACCACATTGGAGCAGTGGTCTATTTTCTCAGACACTATAATCTCTCTCTTCAGTTATGA